From the Rhodoferax sp. WC2427 genome, one window contains:
- a CDS encoding cupin domain-containing protein, whose translation MLQATTTEFSHVKPGDTDFVPGGLRDFFLYRDLGIAEATHGKVIAHLVKANMAPEKGTGWHRHEADFQIVIMVKGWARFMYEDKETLVQAGDCVHQRPGIRHYLFDYSPDMEYLEIVSPADFKSVDVEPVCDVPESTPWK comes from the coding sequence ATGCTGCAAGCAACCACCACCGAGTTTTCCCACGTCAAACCCGGCGATACCGATTTTGTCCCGGGAGGTCTGCGCGACTTTTTCCTGTACCGCGACCTCGGGATTGCCGAAGCCACGCACGGAAAAGTGATTGCGCACCTTGTGAAGGCAAACATGGCTCCAGAAAAGGGCACGGGCTGGCACCGCCATGAGGCAGACTTTCAGATCGTGATCATGGTCAAGGGCTGGGCGCGCTTCATGTACGAAGACAAGGAGACCCTGGTACAGGCCGGCGACTGTGTGCACCAGCGCCCGGGCATCCGCCACTACCTGTTCGACTACTCGCCGGACATGGAGTACCTGGAGATCGTGTCGCCTGCGGATTTCAAGTCGGTGGATGTGGAGCCGGTGTGTGATGTCCCGGAATCCACCCCCTGGAAATAA
- a CDS encoding polyhydroxyalkanoate depolymerase produces the protein MLYQAYQLQSDLMSPLRLMAQSLGASLWFKDTENSPVRKIAAACDVFSRLRLTHSRPGYGITSVKVGQVDVDVTEEVTLTLPFGSLLHFKRTADAVDIEGQPPVLLVAPLSGHFATLLRETLRTLLQDHDVYITDWHNARDVPLTEGGFALDDYAEHMIRFIETIGPGTHVVAVCQPCVAALAAAAIMAEDDNPCQPRSLTLMAGPVDCRINPTGVNTLAVSKPIEWFEKNLITHVPLPHKGFMRRVYPGFIQLSAFLSMNPARHKAQFKDMYKYLLEGDIEKADTIRNFYDEYLAVNDLPAEFYLETVAKVFQTYDLPRGVLTYKDRIVNPAAIRRTALMTVEGERDDICSVGQTMAAQDLASSVRPSQRTHHIQTGVGHYGVFSGKKWNQQIYPRVRDMIYANQL, from the coding sequence ATGCTCTACCAGGCCTATCAACTCCAGTCCGACTTGATGTCTCCGCTGCGCCTGATGGCACAAAGCTTGGGCGCGTCGCTCTGGTTCAAAGACACGGAGAACAGCCCGGTGCGCAAGATCGCCGCCGCCTGCGATGTGTTTTCACGCCTGCGGCTCACCCATTCACGGCCCGGCTACGGCATCACATCGGTCAAGGTGGGCCAGGTCGATGTAGACGTGACCGAAGAAGTCACCCTCACCCTGCCCTTTGGCAGCCTGCTGCATTTCAAACGCACGGCAGACGCAGTGGACATCGAAGGCCAGCCCCCGGTGCTGCTGGTCGCCCCGCTGTCGGGCCACTTTGCCACGCTGCTGCGCGAGACCCTGCGCACCCTGCTGCAAGACCACGATGTCTACATTACCGACTGGCACAACGCCCGCGATGTGCCGCTGACCGAAGGCGGCTTTGCGCTGGACGACTATGCCGAGCACATGATCCGCTTCATCGAAACCATCGGTCCGGGCACCCATGTGGTGGCCGTGTGCCAGCCCTGCGTGGCCGCACTGGCCGCCGCGGCCATCATGGCCGAAGACGACAACCCCTGCCAGCCGCGCAGCCTGACGCTGATGGCCGGCCCGGTGGACTGCCGCATCAACCCCACCGGGGTCAACACCCTGGCCGTGAGCAAGCCCATCGAATGGTTTGAGAAAAACCTGATCACCCACGTGCCACTGCCACACAAGGGCTTCATGCGCCGGGTGTACCCCGGTTTCATCCAGCTCAGCGCCTTCTTGAGCATGAACCCGGCCCGCCACAAGGCCCAGTTCAAAGACATGTACAAATACCTGCTGGAAGGCGATATCGAAAAGGCCGACACCATCCGCAACTTCTACGACGAGTACCTGGCCGTCAACGACCTGCCCGCCGAGTTCTACCTGGAAACCGTGGCCAAAGTGTTCCAGACCTACGACCTGCCCCGGGGCGTGCTCACCTACAAGGACCGCATCGTCAATCCTGCCGCCATCCGCCGCACCGCGCTGATGACGGTGGAAGGCGAGCGCGACGACATCTGCTCTGTCGGCCAGACCATGGCCGCCCAGGACCTGGCCAGCAGCGTGCGCCCCAGCCAGCGCACCCACCACATCCAGACCGGCGTGGGCCACTACGGCGTGTTCAGCGGCAAGAAGTGGAACCAGCAGATCTACCCCCGCGTGCGCGACATGATCTACGCCAACCAGCTCTGA
- the aroC gene encoding chorismate synthase, with product MSGNTFGTLFAVTNFGESHGPAIGCVIDGCPPGMALCEADIQADLDRRRPGTSRHVTQRNEPDAVEILSGVYEGKTTGTPIALLIRNADQRSKDYSAIAQSFRPGHADYTYWHKFGIRDPRGGGRSSARLTAPTVAAGAVAKKWLAEKYGMVFRGCMTQVGDLVVPFESWDHVPKNPFFAPVADVSALEDYMDALRHAQDSCGARIRVTATGMPVGLGEPLFDKLDADIAFAMMGLNAVKGVEIGAGFASVAQRGSMHGDSLSPQGFRTNNAGGVLGGISTGQDLEVSIAIKPTSSITTPRETIDTAGHYTEVITKGRHDPCVGIRATPIVEALLALVVMEHALRQRAQNADVVQAVGPIAASAG from the coding sequence ATGAGCGGAAATACCTTCGGAACCCTATTCGCAGTCACCAACTTCGGTGAATCCCACGGCCCGGCCATTGGCTGCGTGATCGACGGCTGCCCCCCCGGCATGGCCTTGTGCGAGGCCGACATCCAGGCTGACCTGGACCGCCGCCGCCCCGGCACCAGCCGCCACGTCACCCAGCGCAACGAGCCCGACGCGGTAGAGATTTTGAGCGGCGTGTACGAGGGCAAAACCACCGGCACCCCCATCGCCCTGTTGATCCGCAATGCCGACCAGCGCAGCAAAGACTACAGCGCCATCGCCCAAAGCTTTCGTCCCGGCCACGCCGACTACACCTACTGGCATAAGTTCGGCATCCGCGACCCGCGTGGCGGTGGCCGTTCGTCCGCCCGCCTGACCGCGCCCACCGTGGCCGCCGGTGCCGTGGCCAAGAAATGGCTGGCCGAGAAATACGGCATGGTGTTTCGCGGCTGCATGACCCAGGTCGGCGACCTGGTGGTGCCGTTCGAGAGCTGGGACCACGTGCCCAAGAACCCGTTTTTTGCCCCGGTGGCCGACGTGTCGGCGCTGGAAGACTACATGGATGCCCTGCGCCACGCCCAGGATTCCTGCGGCGCGCGCATCCGCGTCACCGCCACCGGCATGCCCGTGGGCCTGGGCGAGCCGCTGTTTGACAAGCTCGACGCCGACATCGCCTTCGCCATGATGGGCCTGAACGCCGTCAAGGGCGTGGAGATTGGGGCCGGTTTTGCCAGCGTGGCCCAGCGTGGCAGCATGCACGGCGACTCGCTGTCGCCGCAGGGCTTCCGAACCAACAACGCGGGCGGTGTGCTCGGCGGCATCAGCACCGGCCAGGACCTGGAAGTCTCCATCGCCATCAAACCCACCAGCTCCATCACCACGCCGCGCGAGACCATCGACACGGCAGGCCACTACACCGAAGTCATCACCAAAGGCCGCCACGACCCCTGCGTAGGCATCCGCGCCACCCCCATCGTGGAAGCGTTGCTGGCCTTGGTGGTCATGGAGCACGCCTTGCGTCAGCGTGCGCAGAATGCCGACGTGGTGCAGGCGGTGGGGCCGATTGCGGCATCGGCAGGCTGA
- a CDS encoding glutathione S-transferase, translated as MRKAELTISSKNYGAWALRGWLAAKFAGLEFTENVVSPDDPAMKAEMMLLSSSMLVPSLQHNKIKVWDTLAIGEYLNEIKPKAGLLPDDQAARAHCRAICGEMHSGFSALRTALPMNIKAHFSEFKIWSRAQSDIDRIVEIWKECLANYGGPYLFGEHVGMADAMYAPVVTRFLTYNVALDPVCAAYCQRIMALPAMQEWVAEAMKEPEEIDELDAEF; from the coding sequence ATGCGCAAAGCAGAGTTGACGATCAGCAGCAAAAACTACGGTGCCTGGGCTCTGCGCGGCTGGCTCGCCGCGAAGTTTGCGGGGCTAGAGTTCACCGAAAACGTGGTCTCGCCCGATGATCCGGCCATGAAGGCCGAGATGATGTTGCTGTCGTCCTCCATGCTGGTGCCCTCCTTGCAGCACAACAAGATCAAGGTCTGGGACACGCTGGCCATTGGCGAATACCTCAACGAAATCAAGCCCAAAGCCGGTTTGCTGCCCGACGACCAGGCCGCCCGCGCCCACTGCCGCGCCATCTGCGGCGAGATGCATTCCGGCTTCTCTGCGCTGCGCACGGCGCTGCCGATGAACATCAAGGCCCACTTCTCCGAATTCAAAATCTGGTCGCGCGCCCAAAGCGATATCGACCGCATCGTGGAAATCTGGAAAGAGTGCCTGGCCAACTACGGCGGCCCCTATTTGTTTGGCGAGCACGTCGGCATGGCCGATGCCATGTACGCCCCGGTGGTGACCCGCTTTTTGACCTACAACGTGGCGCTGGACCCGGTGTGCGCCGCCTACTGCCAGCGCATCATGGCCTTGCCTGCCATGCAGGAATGGGTGGCCGAGGCCATGAAAGAGCCCGAGGAAATCGACGAACTCGACGCTGAATTCTGA
- a CDS encoding glycosyltransferase family 2 protein has translation MHPKLSISVALCTHNGARFIRDQVQSICGQSLLPEQIVVSDDASADHCVELIESTMAEWQQHSQKSVQLKILRNEIPLKVTKNFEQAVMACTGDLIALCDQDDIWHADRLARMAAEFEQRPDLLLLHSNARLVDEQGLGLPGSLFYALEVRPFELEWIHSQRALDVFLRRNLVTGATTIFRRSLLKHALPFPKEWVHDEWLAMVAAAIGGVDVLEQPWIDYRQHTSNQIGARRETLTAKFHKAFALRDNTLGHRAFRIEVLLARLSQCGDTVPAHVLAKLQQKLTHQRFRAALPKQRLARCLPVLREALTGRYNQFGRGLHNIARDLLESA, from the coding sequence TTGCACCCGAAACTGTCGATTTCTGTAGCCCTGTGTACCCATAACGGGGCCCGCTTCATACGCGATCAAGTCCAAAGCATTTGTGGGCAAAGCCTGCTGCCAGAGCAGATTGTGGTGTCAGACGATGCATCTGCCGACCACTGCGTCGAACTGATCGAGTCGACTATGGCCGAATGGCAACAGCATTCGCAGAAATCAGTGCAGTTGAAGATTCTGCGCAATGAAATTCCCCTCAAAGTGACAAAAAACTTTGAACAAGCAGTCATGGCATGCACCGGCGACCTCATCGCACTGTGCGACCAAGACGACATTTGGCATGCTGATCGGTTGGCACGGATGGCTGCTGAATTTGAACAACGTCCCGACTTGCTCTTGCTGCACAGCAACGCCAGGCTCGTCGACGAGCAGGGACTCGGCTTGCCGGGATCGTTGTTCTATGCCCTGGAGGTACGACCATTTGAACTTGAATGGATCCATAGCCAACGTGCCTTGGACGTTTTCTTGCGCCGCAATCTGGTGACTGGTGCCACCACGATTTTTCGCCGGTCGTTGCTCAAACACGCCTTGCCTTTCCCCAAAGAGTGGGTGCACGACGAGTGGCTCGCGATGGTAGCGGCGGCCATAGGAGGGGTTGATGTACTAGAGCAGCCATGGATTGACTACCGGCAACATACATCCAACCAAATTGGCGCGCGCCGAGAGACGCTCACCGCTAAATTCCATAAAGCGTTTGCCCTGCGCGACAACACCCTGGGTCATCGCGCCTTCAGGATTGAGGTCCTATTGGCGCGCCTAAGCCAGTGCGGGGATACCGTACCCGCCCACGTGCTTGCAAAACTGCAGCAGAAACTGACGCACCAACGCTTTCGTGCCGCGCTACCCAAGCAACGCCTTGCGCGTTGCCTGCCGGTATTGCGTGAAGCGTTGACGGGGCGCTACAACCAGTTTGGACGCGGGCTGCACAATATCGCCCGCGACTTACTTGAATCCGCTTAG
- a CDS encoding diguanylate cyclase: MHTDPLVFKTLLESTKAIPWRIDWKTLKFTYVGPQIEALLGWSPESWASAQDWADRMHPEDREETFNFCVSQSQAGVDHEADYRALTQDGGYVWIRDVVHVVRKDGEVEALVGFMFDISERKKTEEKLITLQKELEELSFKDGLTGIANRRLFDSIMEIEWGNARRNHQPLSVIMLDIDFFKPYNDHYGHLKGDDTLKLVAQSLASAATRSRDFVGRYGGEEFVLVLTETDAAAALKIAERCRNLLAQLQIPHQGSPLGHLTASLGVGTCIPGVDSSMADFLDAVDKQLYRAKHLGRNRVEAVPTSLAAATVSRAGLIR, encoded by the coding sequence ATGCACACCGACCCCTTAGTCTTTAAGACCCTGCTCGAATCCACCAAGGCCATTCCCTGGCGGATCGACTGGAAGACCCTGAAGTTCACCTACGTCGGGCCCCAAATCGAAGCGCTGCTGGGCTGGAGCCCCGAGAGCTGGGCCAGCGCGCAGGACTGGGCCGACCGCATGCACCCCGAGGACCGCGAGGAAACCTTCAACTTCTGCGTCAGCCAGTCACAGGCCGGGGTGGACCACGAGGCCGACTACCGCGCCCTGACCCAGGACGGTGGCTACGTATGGATCCGCGACGTGGTGCACGTGGTGCGCAAAGACGGCGAGGTGGAGGCGCTGGTGGGCTTCATGTTCGACATCAGCGAACGCAAGAAGACCGAAGAAAAGCTCATCACCCTGCAAAAAGAGCTGGAAGAGCTGTCCTTCAAAGACGGCCTGACCGGCATTGCCAACCGGCGCTTGTTCGACTCCATCATGGAAATCGAATGGGGCAACGCCCGGCGCAACCACCAGCCGCTGTCGGTGATCATGCTCGACATCGACTTCTTCAAACCCTACAACGACCACTACGGCCACTTGAAGGGCGACGACACCTTGAAGCTGGTCGCCCAGTCCCTGGCCTCGGCCGCCACCCGGTCGCGCGACTTTGTGGGCCGCTACGGCGGGGAAGAATTTGTGCTGGTGCTGACCGAAACCGATGCCGCGGCCGCCCTGAAAATTGCCGAGCGCTGCCGCAACCTGCTGGCCCAGCTGCAGATACCCCACCAGGGCTCGCCCCTCGGCCACCTCACCGCCAGCCTGGGCGTGGGCACCTGCATTCCGGGCGTCGATTCCAGCATGGCGGACTTTCTGGATGCGGTAGACAAGCAGCTCTACCGTGCCAAACACCTGGGCCGCAACCGGGTGGAAGCTGTGCCCACCAGCCTGGCTGCTGCCACGGTATCCCGTGCGGGGTTGATACGCTAG
- a CDS encoding CBS domain-containing protein, translating into MKVSDILRVKGNTLYTASPDEPLATALATMAEKDMGSLVIMSHGELVGMLTFREVIQLVVKNGGSIGTTLVRTAMDDHPLTCTPNTELDDVRRMMLERHARYMPVMDQKMLMGVISFYDVAKAVVDSQNFENKMLKAYIRDWPAGDEEGS; encoded by the coding sequence ATGAAAGTCAGCGACATTCTGCGTGTGAAAGGCAATACGCTCTATACCGCCAGCCCCGACGAGCCGCTTGCGACCGCCTTGGCCACGATGGCTGAGAAGGACATGGGTTCCCTGGTCATCATGTCCCATGGTGAGCTGGTTGGCATGCTGACCTTTCGCGAGGTCATCCAGTTGGTGGTGAAGAATGGCGGCAGCATCGGCACCACCCTGGTCCGCACGGCCATGGACGACCACCCCCTGACCTGCACCCCCAATACCGAGCTGGACGATGTGCGCCGCATGATGCTGGAGCGCCACGCCCGCTACATGCCGGTGATGGACCAGAAAATGCTGATGGGTGTGATCAGCTTCTACGACGTGGCCAAGGCCGTGGTGGACAGCCAGAATTTCGAAAACAAGATGCTCAAGGCCTACATCCGCGACTGGCCCGCGGGCGATGAAGAAGGCAGCTGA
- a CDS encoding NAD-dependent epimerase/dehydratase family protein: MDSPANPPPHAIGVLGASSMVGACVLSQLVKANMRVRAFSRKASLPGGSQGVDWQTIPAAPARPSLDVAPIPWWICIVPIAALPAHFDWLEAQGIQRIVVLSSTSRFTKDTSSDPLEQAIAQRLADAESQLQTWAESRGIEWVVLRPTLIYQPGQDKNVSEIARFVRRFGFFPVLGKAQGLRQPIHAADVAGACIAALRSPTVANRAYNISGGETLPYRSMVGRIFAAQGRVTRVLSVPLWMFKLAVTLLRCLPRYRQWSAAMAERMNRNLVFDHTEAAQDFGFQPRAFTLEPENRPLSSPHLLSNK; encoded by the coding sequence ATGGATAGCCCGGCAAATCCCCCACCGCACGCTATCGGCGTGTTGGGTGCCAGCAGCATGGTTGGCGCATGTGTGTTGTCGCAATTGGTAAAAGCCAACATGCGTGTCCGCGCATTTTCACGCAAAGCCTCCTTACCCGGTGGCAGCCAAGGAGTGGATTGGCAGACCATCCCCGCGGCGCCAGCGCGCCCATCGCTCGATGTTGCGCCCATTCCCTGGTGGATCTGTATTGTCCCCATCGCTGCGTTGCCAGCGCATTTCGACTGGCTAGAAGCACAGGGGATACAGCGCATTGTGGTGTTGTCATCCACCAGCCGATTCACCAAAGATACATCGTCCGACCCGCTGGAGCAGGCCATCGCCCAACGACTCGCCGACGCAGAAAGCCAGTTGCAAACCTGGGCCGAGAGCCGAGGGATCGAATGGGTGGTGTTGCGCCCTACCCTTATTTACCAGCCGGGACAAGACAAGAACGTGTCTGAAATTGCCCGTTTCGTCCGGCGTTTCGGGTTCTTTCCGGTGCTGGGCAAAGCCCAAGGTTTAAGACAACCTATCCATGCCGCAGATGTAGCCGGTGCATGTATTGCAGCGCTGCGGTCTCCCACCGTCGCGAACCGCGCTTACAACATCTCCGGGGGCGAGACTTTGCCGTACCGCAGCATGGTGGGCCGCATATTTGCAGCCCAAGGGCGGGTGACGCGCGTGTTGAGTGTGCCGCTATGGATGTTCAAGCTGGCCGTGACGCTGCTGCGTTGCCTGCCACGCTACCGCCAGTGGTCGGCGGCCATGGCCGAGCGGATGAACCGCAACCTGGTGTTCGACCACACCGAAGCGGCACAAGATTTTGGCTTCCAGCCCCGGGCGTTCACGCTGGAGCCGGAAAACAGGCCTCTCTCCAGCCCCCATCTGCTATCTAATAAATAG
- a CDS encoding glycosyltransferase family 2 protein: MVIVNYNAGSLLAECVGSALPQVDEVLVVDNASRDTSMDECAQLYSADRRLALTRNSANLGFAAACNIGYLQAKGDYILFLNPDCFLEPTAVANLLAALQGDSSVGMVGGLLMNLDGTEQGGGRRAIPTPWRSFVRAFGLNRFEKRWPKLFFDFHLHKQALPQHPIDVEAISGACMLVKRQAVDAVGLWDDGYFLHCEDLDWCMRFRLAGWKILFVPSAHILHALGVSSRSRPIFVEWHKHKGMMRFYRKFFRHQYPGVVMGLVAAGVWMRFGMVAAYYLAKRAGQTLGLIHG; encoded by the coding sequence GTGGTGATCGTTAATTACAACGCGGGTAGCCTTCTCGCAGAATGCGTAGGTTCCGCCCTGCCGCAAGTGGACGAAGTGTTGGTGGTTGACAATGCGTCGCGCGATACAAGCATGGACGAATGCGCCCAGCTATATTCGGCCGACCGCCGACTGGCTCTTACACGCAACAGTGCCAATCTAGGATTTGCGGCGGCCTGCAACATCGGTTACTTGCAGGCCAAGGGCGACTACATCTTGTTTTTGAACCCTGATTGCTTCCTGGAGCCCACGGCCGTTGCCAATTTGCTGGCGGCTTTACAGGGGGACAGCTCGGTAGGCATGGTGGGTGGCCTGTTGATGAATCTGGACGGCACAGAACAGGGCGGCGGGCGCCGTGCCATTCCTACGCCTTGGCGTTCTTTTGTACGGGCTTTTGGCCTAAACCGTTTTGAAAAACGCTGGCCCAAATTGTTTTTTGATTTCCATCTGCATAAACAGGCGCTACCGCAGCATCCTATCGACGTTGAGGCCATTTCAGGTGCGTGCATGCTCGTGAAACGACAAGCGGTAGACGCGGTGGGCCTATGGGATGACGGTTACTTCCTGCACTGCGAAGACTTGGACTGGTGCATGCGCTTTCGGCTAGCGGGCTGGAAAATCCTTTTCGTACCGTCAGCGCACATCCTGCACGCCTTGGGCGTCAGCAGCCGCAGTAGACCGATCTTTGTAGAGTGGCACAAGCACAAAGGGATGATGCGCTTTTACCGTAAATTCTTCCGCCACCAGTACCCGGGGGTGGTGATGGGATTGGTGGCCGCTGGCGTGTGGATGCGCTTTGGCATGGTGGCGGCGTATTACCTGGCAAAGCGTGCCGGGCAAACGCTGGGTCTGATCCATGGATAG
- a CDS encoding phosphatase PAP2 family protein yields the protein MDFFIAKAPYWITRFGEMGIVVPLAAALSLWMLASTRAIRPLMLWLVPLGLAVGITTLSKVAFIGWGWGIAALDFTGFSGHAMFSAAIYPVLGYSLAAQSSRKPGTPLWAMLAGYALALVIGWSRVHIQVHSVSEVLAGLALGGSASGWTVWRMSRTLAPPHPRRTHRWVLLALLGWLAVMPVQAAPSRSHDMVTQLALRLSGHDMPFRRADLHAEPTPPGA from the coding sequence ATGGACTTCTTCATCGCCAAAGCCCCCTATTGGATCACCCGTTTTGGCGAGATGGGCATCGTGGTGCCCCTGGCCGCTGCACTCTCGCTGTGGATGCTGGCCAGCACCCGCGCCATCCGCCCGCTGATGCTGTGGCTGGTGCCGCTGGGGTTGGCGGTGGGCATTACCACGCTGTCCAAGGTGGCTTTTATCGGCTGGGGCTGGGGTATTGCGGCCCTCGACTTCACCGGGTTTTCGGGCCACGCGATGTTTTCGGCCGCCATCTATCCGGTGCTGGGCTACAGCCTGGCCGCGCAGTCGAGCCGCAAGCCCGGAACCCCTTTGTGGGCGATGCTGGCGGGCTACGCCCTGGCGCTGGTGATTGGCTGGAGCCGGGTCCACATCCAGGTGCACTCGGTGTCCGAAGTGCTGGCCGGCCTGGCCCTGGGTGGCAGCGCCAGCGGCTGGACGGTGTGGCGTATGTCGCGCACGCTGGCTCCGCCCCACCCGCGGCGCACCCACCGCTGGGTGCTGCTGGCGCTGCTGGGCTGGCTGGCGGTGATGCCGGTGCAGGCCGCCCCGTCGCGGTCGCACGACATGGTGACGCAGCTGGCGCTGCGCCTGTCTGGCCACGACATGCCGTTTCGGCGGGCCGACCTGCATGCGGAACCCACGCCGCCCGGGGCCTGA